In Labrus bergylta chromosome 1, fLabBer1.1, whole genome shotgun sequence, one genomic interval encodes:
- the LOC109991850 gene encoding MICAL-like protein 2 isoform X2 — MSAVKALQQWCRIRCEGYRDVNITNMTTSFRDGMAFCALIHKHRPDLINFDSLKKENVYDNNKLAFEVAEVELGIPALLDAEDMVALRVPDRLSILTYVSQYYNYFHGRSPIGGLGGIKRPAEDPTGEPSGKKNQPVTSKVFPSSKPARENSPPPSSNITQPTPSPKQTRHTKQVVPVEKPHQAGTLSNKCVFCNKHVHLVQRHLVDGKLYHRHCAKALPTKNTMAPLRDLPTNTPVSKFAPLPDTTQTNMTTNTPSRPGPAWMSEKPSTSPSSASTISTFSPSKTSSPAEKESQSSLIVSKPSQMTPITTTSINTTPIPAPRISTTAAKTMQAKLKFYQSDNTAKEEEKKTTTTDIDLKKQLNGTDKVNTTSDKEKKSTTTYTDFKKYLKMTNKVNATIDKEKKSTTTNTDYKTHLNVSDKVNTTIEKEKKTTTPSIDLKKHFNETDKVHKTKDKEKKTAITNTDFQKHLNITDKVITTNDEEKKTTTINIDIKKDQHFADKNQEASVGQAVTVVVNCGGKKGENVSLNTVGEKTKTATAGGDSGMVSESSKAKASAAAFISKTLTEESNNNNSKPSWTNVVLKKTEKPSQVETPKKEKEGDRGRVRLRLRADPSILADLQTPETPNSAPTLAGTSGLGARTPDPSGSKSNSVSPNRSASENKDTPADWRSKLKPVSKETKQTGPPQSTPKPSTNGGAKSQTSGLSVGPSPSTHLSDPSISVTPPASKEFLNGQKGLTTNGSKSESKIIKSKPDYIQKEDIIKELNEIEDNLNELEERGVELELKLRSSEEEGEDDSLMDEVMVEWFNLIRNKQVAIRRESELVYIGKTQDLEEQQPSVEQELRRLMEKPERLKTVLDKKREEELMAKLMEIVNDRNAIVEGLDDDRLREEEEDEELDKMMRNFSVKKDKPKKKSPMSKLFGWGNKKEG; from the exons ATGTCGGCTGTGAAGGCTCTGCAGCAGTGGTGCCGGATCCGCTGTGAGGGATATCGGGATGTGAACATCACCAACATGACCACGTCTTTCAGGGACGGTATGGCGTTCTGCGCCCtcatccacaaacacagacCTGACCTAAT CAACTTCGATTCCCTGAAGAAGGAAAATGTGtatgacaacaacaaactg GCATTTGAGGTTGCTGAGGTGGAATTGGGAATTCCAGCGCTGTTGGATGCAGAAGACATGGTGGCTCTTAGGGTTCCTGATCGACTCAGTATCCTGACATACGTCTCGCAGTACTATAACTACTTCCATGGACGCTCCCCGA TCGGTGGTTTGGGAGGTATTAAACGCCCTGCTGAAGATCCCACAGGGGAACCGTCAGGAAAGAAGAACCAGCCTGTGACATCGAAAGTGTTTCCCTCTTCAAAACCTGCAAGAGAGAACAgcccgcccccctcctccaaCATCACACAGCCCACTCCTTCCCCAAAACAAACCCGACATACAAAACAG GTTGTTCCTGTTGAGAAACCCCATCAGGCAGGCACTCTGAGTAACAAATGTGTGTTCTGTAACAAGCATGTTCACCTGGTGCAGCGACATCTAGTGGACGGGAAGCTCTATCACAGGCACTGTGCAAA gGCACTGCCAACTAAAAACACAATGGCACCACTCAGAGATCTACCCACAAACACCCCTGTTTCCAAATTCGCTCCTTTACCAGACACCACACAAACCAACATGACCACTAATACACCCTCCAGACCAGGACCAGCATGGATGTCAGAGAAACCCAGCACCTCTCCTTCTTCCGCCTCAACGATCTctactttctctccctccaaaaCTTCTTCCCCTGCTGAAAAAGAGAGTCAGTCCTCTTTAATAGTCTCCAAACCTTCACAAATGACTCCCATCACAACCACCTCCATCAACACAACGCCCATTCCTGCTCCTCGTATCTCAACCACGGCCGCTAAGACAATGCAAGCCAAGCTCAAGTTCTATCAGTCGGATAACACCgctaaagaggaagaaaaaaagactacaACCACAGAcattgacttaaaaaaacagctgaatgGGACTGATAAAGTTAACACAACTagtgacaaagaaaaaaagtcaacaacCACATAcactgactttaaaaaatacCTGAAAATGACTAATAAAGTTAACGCAACTATTGACAAGGAAAAAAAGTCTACAACCACAAACACTGACTATAAAACACATCTGAATGTGTCTGATAAAGTTAACACTACTatcgaaaaagaaaaaaagactacaACCCCAAGcattgacttaaaaaaacactttaatgaGACTGATAAAGTTCACAAAACtaaggacaaagaaaaaaagactgcgatcacaaacactgactttcaaaaacatctgaatATCACTGATAAAGTTATCACCACTAacgatgaagaaaaaaagactacaACCATAAAcattgacataaaaaaagaccAACATTTTGCTGATAAGAACCAGGAGGCCTCAGTGGGACAGGCTGTGACTGTGGTTGTAAATTGTGGTggcaaaaaaggagaaaatgtaaGCTTGAACACAGTCGGAGAAAAGACGAAAACAGCAACTGCAGGTGGAGATTCAGGAATGGTGAGTGAGAGCAGTAAGGCGAAAGCTTCAGCAGCTGCCTTCATCTCCAAAACACTGACAGAGGAGagcaacaataacaacagtaaACCATCATGGACGAATGTAGTGctaaagaaaactgaaaa ACCTTCTCAAGTGGAGACTccaaagaaggagaaggagggagacagagggagggtgAGGCTGAGGCTGAGAGCAGATCCATCAATCCTGGCTGATCTACAGACTCCAGAGACCCCAAACTCTGCTCCGACCCTAGCAGGAACAAGTGGACTTGGAGCCAGAACTCCAGACCCAAGCGGCTCAAAGTCTAACAGCGTTTCACCAAACAGATCAG CATCAGAAAACAAAGATACTCCAGCGGACTGGCGGTCCAAGCTCAAACCCGTCTCTAAAGAAACAAA ACAGACTGGCCCTCCACAGTCCACGCCTAAACCATCGACTAATGGAGGTGCAAAGTCACAGACTTCAGGGCTTTCAGTTGGGCCTTCACCATCCACTCATCTCTCCGACCCAAGCATTTCTGTCACTCCACCAGCATCAAAGG aattcCTGAATGGTCAGAAAGGTCTCACTACAAATGGCTCCAAGTCGGAGTCAAAGATTATCAAG TCAAAGCCAGACTACATTCAGAAAGAGGACATAATAAAGGAACTGAATGAGATTGAGGATAACTTGAACGAGTTGGAGGAGAGGGGAGTGGAGCTTGAATTGAAGCTTCGCAGCAGTGAGGAGG AGGGTGAAGATGACTCTCTCATGGATGAAGTCATGGTCGAGTGGTTCAACTTGATCAGGAACAAGCAGGTGGCCATACGTCGGGAGTCTGAACTAGTCTACAt TGGAAAAACCCAGGACCTGGAGGAACAGCAGCCCAGTGTTGAACAGGAGCTCAGGAGACTGATGGAGAAACCAG AACGACTAAAAACAGTATTGgacaagaagagagaagaggagctcATGGCCAAACTGATGGAGATCGTCAATGACAGAAACGCTATTGTCGAGGGTCTGGATGACGACAGACTCAG ggaggaagaggaggacgaagaGCTTGACAAGATGATGAGGAATTTCA gtgtaAAGAAAGACAAACCGAAGAAGAAATCTCCGATGTCCAAACTGTTCGGCTGGGGAAACAAGAAGGAGGGATAA
- the LOC109991850 gene encoding MICAL-like protein 2 isoform X1 has product MSAVKALQQWCRIRCEGYRDVNITNMTTSFRDGMAFCALIHKHRPDLINFDSLKKENVYDNNKLAFEVAEVELGIPALLDAEDMVALRVPDRLSILTYVSQYYNYFHGRSPIGGLGGIKRPAEDPTGEPSGKKNQPVTSKVFPSSKPARENSPPPSSNITQPTPSPKQTRHTKQVVPVEKPHQAGTLSNKCVFCNKHVHLVQRHLVDGKLYHRHCAKALPTKNTMAPLRDLPTNTPVSKFAPLPDTTQTNMTTNTPSRPGPAWMSEKPSTSPSSASTISTFSPSKTSSPAEKESQSSLIVSKPSQMTPITTTSINTTPIPAPRISTTAAKTMQAKLKFYQSDNTAKEEEKKTTTTDIDLKKQLNGTDKVNTTSDKEKKSTTTYTDFKKYLKMTNKVNATIDKEKKSTTTNTDYKTHLNVSDKVNTTIEKEKKTTTPSIDLKKHFNETDKVHKTKDKEKKTAITNTDFQKHLNITDKVITTNDEEKKTTTINIDIKKDQHFADKNQEASVGQAVTVVVNCGGKKGENVSLNTVGEKTKTATAGGDSGMVSESSKAKASAAAFISKTLTEESNNNNSKPSWTNVVLKKTEKPSQVETPKKEKEGDRGRVRLRLRADPSILADLQTPETPNSAPTLAGTSGLGARTPDPSGSKSNSVSPNRSAASENKDTPADWRSKLKPVSKETKQTGPPQSTPKPSTNGGAKSQTSGLSVGPSPSTHLSDPSISVTPPASKEFLNGQKGLTTNGSKSESKIIKSKPDYIQKEDIIKELNEIEDNLNELEERGVELELKLRSSEEEGEDDSLMDEVMVEWFNLIRNKQVAIRRESELVYIGKTQDLEEQQPSVEQELRRLMEKPERLKTVLDKKREEELMAKLMEIVNDRNAIVEGLDDDRLREEEEDEELDKMMRNFSVKKDKPKKKSPMSKLFGWGNKKEG; this is encoded by the exons ATGTCGGCTGTGAAGGCTCTGCAGCAGTGGTGCCGGATCCGCTGTGAGGGATATCGGGATGTGAACATCACCAACATGACCACGTCTTTCAGGGACGGTATGGCGTTCTGCGCCCtcatccacaaacacagacCTGACCTAAT CAACTTCGATTCCCTGAAGAAGGAAAATGTGtatgacaacaacaaactg GCATTTGAGGTTGCTGAGGTGGAATTGGGAATTCCAGCGCTGTTGGATGCAGAAGACATGGTGGCTCTTAGGGTTCCTGATCGACTCAGTATCCTGACATACGTCTCGCAGTACTATAACTACTTCCATGGACGCTCCCCGA TCGGTGGTTTGGGAGGTATTAAACGCCCTGCTGAAGATCCCACAGGGGAACCGTCAGGAAAGAAGAACCAGCCTGTGACATCGAAAGTGTTTCCCTCTTCAAAACCTGCAAGAGAGAACAgcccgcccccctcctccaaCATCACACAGCCCACTCCTTCCCCAAAACAAACCCGACATACAAAACAG GTTGTTCCTGTTGAGAAACCCCATCAGGCAGGCACTCTGAGTAACAAATGTGTGTTCTGTAACAAGCATGTTCACCTGGTGCAGCGACATCTAGTGGACGGGAAGCTCTATCACAGGCACTGTGCAAA gGCACTGCCAACTAAAAACACAATGGCACCACTCAGAGATCTACCCACAAACACCCCTGTTTCCAAATTCGCTCCTTTACCAGACACCACACAAACCAACATGACCACTAATACACCCTCCAGACCAGGACCAGCATGGATGTCAGAGAAACCCAGCACCTCTCCTTCTTCCGCCTCAACGATCTctactttctctccctccaaaaCTTCTTCCCCTGCTGAAAAAGAGAGTCAGTCCTCTTTAATAGTCTCCAAACCTTCACAAATGACTCCCATCACAACCACCTCCATCAACACAACGCCCATTCCTGCTCCTCGTATCTCAACCACGGCCGCTAAGACAATGCAAGCCAAGCTCAAGTTCTATCAGTCGGATAACACCgctaaagaggaagaaaaaaagactacaACCACAGAcattgacttaaaaaaacagctgaatgGGACTGATAAAGTTAACACAACTagtgacaaagaaaaaaagtcaacaacCACATAcactgactttaaaaaatacCTGAAAATGACTAATAAAGTTAACGCAACTATTGACAAGGAAAAAAAGTCTACAACCACAAACACTGACTATAAAACACATCTGAATGTGTCTGATAAAGTTAACACTACTatcgaaaaagaaaaaaagactacaACCCCAAGcattgacttaaaaaaacactttaatgaGACTGATAAAGTTCACAAAACtaaggacaaagaaaaaaagactgcgatcacaaacactgactttcaaaaacatctgaatATCACTGATAAAGTTATCACCACTAacgatgaagaaaaaaagactacaACCATAAAcattgacataaaaaaagaccAACATTTTGCTGATAAGAACCAGGAGGCCTCAGTGGGACAGGCTGTGACTGTGGTTGTAAATTGTGGTggcaaaaaaggagaaaatgtaaGCTTGAACACAGTCGGAGAAAAGACGAAAACAGCAACTGCAGGTGGAGATTCAGGAATGGTGAGTGAGAGCAGTAAGGCGAAAGCTTCAGCAGCTGCCTTCATCTCCAAAACACTGACAGAGGAGagcaacaataacaacagtaaACCATCATGGACGAATGTAGTGctaaagaaaactgaaaa ACCTTCTCAAGTGGAGACTccaaagaaggagaaggagggagacagagggagggtgAGGCTGAGGCTGAGAGCAGATCCATCAATCCTGGCTGATCTACAGACTCCAGAGACCCCAAACTCTGCTCCGACCCTAGCAGGAACAAGTGGACTTGGAGCCAGAACTCCAGACCCAAGCGGCTCAAAGTCTAACAGCGTTTCACCAAACAGATCAG cAGCATCAGAAAACAAAGATACTCCAGCGGACTGGCGGTCCAAGCTCAAACCCGTCTCTAAAGAAACAAA ACAGACTGGCCCTCCACAGTCCACGCCTAAACCATCGACTAATGGAGGTGCAAAGTCACAGACTTCAGGGCTTTCAGTTGGGCCTTCACCATCCACTCATCTCTCCGACCCAAGCATTTCTGTCACTCCACCAGCATCAAAGG aattcCTGAATGGTCAGAAAGGTCTCACTACAAATGGCTCCAAGTCGGAGTCAAAGATTATCAAG TCAAAGCCAGACTACATTCAGAAAGAGGACATAATAAAGGAACTGAATGAGATTGAGGATAACTTGAACGAGTTGGAGGAGAGGGGAGTGGAGCTTGAATTGAAGCTTCGCAGCAGTGAGGAGG AGGGTGAAGATGACTCTCTCATGGATGAAGTCATGGTCGAGTGGTTCAACTTGATCAGGAACAAGCAGGTGGCCATACGTCGGGAGTCTGAACTAGTCTACAt TGGAAAAACCCAGGACCTGGAGGAACAGCAGCCCAGTGTTGAACAGGAGCTCAGGAGACTGATGGAGAAACCAG AACGACTAAAAACAGTATTGgacaagaagagagaagaggagctcATGGCCAAACTGATGGAGATCGTCAATGACAGAAACGCTATTGTCGAGGGTCTGGATGACGACAGACTCAG ggaggaagaggaggacgaagaGCTTGACAAGATGATGAGGAATTTCA gtgtaAAGAAAGACAAACCGAAGAAGAAATCTCCGATGTCCAAACTGTTCGGCTGGGGAAACAAGAAGGAGGGATAA